In Staphylococcus lloydii, the following proteins share a genomic window:
- the hemY gene encoding protoporphyrinogen oxidase, with protein sequence MAKSVAIIGAGITGLSSAYFIKKQNPNIDVTIYEATDRAGGKIQTYRKDGYTIELGPESYLGRKKIMTDVAEDIGLKDDLITNQTGQSYIYAKNKLYPIPGGSIMGIPTDIKPFISTKLISLKGKLRAGLDLIKKPTKMDEDISVGAFFRDRLGDEVLENLIEPLMGGIYGTNIDDLSLMSTFPQFKEREEQFGSLIKGMKHEKEQRMKQRQLYPGAPKGQFKQFRHGLSSFIEALVEYVEKLGVNIQYNTPIDDVIVSQQKYELVIGENDKTYDGIIIATPHEVFMNWFKEDPALDYFKTMQSTTVATVVMAFDEQNIENTYEGTGFVIARTSNTNITACTWTSKKWPFTTPTGKVLIRAYVGKPGDTVVEDHTDSEIVNIVRDDLSKMMKFYGDPDFSIVNRLPQSMPQYHVGHINKIKEIQEHIATTYPRLRITGAPFEAVGLPDCVAQAEEAAKSILVEL encoded by the coding sequence GTGGCAAAAAGTGTTGCAATAATTGGAGCGGGTATTACCGGTTTATCAAGTGCATATTTTATAAAAAAACAAAATCCTAACATTGATGTAACTATATATGAAGCTACAGATAGAGCTGGAGGAAAGATTCAAACATATAGAAAAGATGGCTATACAATTGAATTGGGTCCAGAATCTTATTTAGGTCGTAAAAAGATTATGACTGATGTAGCAGAAGATATAGGATTAAAAGATGACTTGATAACTAACCAGACTGGACAATCTTATATTTACGCCAAAAATAAACTTTATCCAATCCCGGGTGGCTCTATCATGGGTATCCCTACAGATATTAAACCTTTTATTTCTACGAAACTTATATCTTTAAAAGGTAAGCTGAGAGCAGGTCTAGATTTAATTAAAAAGCCTACAAAAATGGATGAAGATATTTCCGTTGGTGCTTTTTTTAGAGATAGATTAGGTGATGAAGTATTGGAAAACTTAATCGAACCATTAATGGGTGGTATTTATGGTACTAACATTGATGATTTAAGTTTGATGAGTACATTTCCACAGTTTAAAGAACGCGAAGAACAATTTGGTAGTTTAATCAAAGGTATGAAACATGAGAAAGAACAACGTATGAAACAACGTCAATTGTACCCTGGCGCACCAAAAGGACAATTTAAACAATTTCGACATGGCTTAAGTTCTTTTATTGAAGCTTTAGTCGAATATGTTGAAAAGTTAGGTGTTAACATTCAATATAATACACCGATTGATGATGTTATCGTGTCGCAACAAAAGTATGAATTGGTTATTGGTGAGAACGACAAAACTTATGATGGCATTATTATTGCAACACCACATGAAGTATTCATGAACTGGTTTAAAGAAGATCCGGCCTTAGACTATTTCAAAACGATGCAATCTACGACGGTAGCAACGGTTGTAATGGCATTTGATGAGCAAAACATTGAAAATACGTATGAAGGTACAGGGTTTGTTATAGCACGAACAAGTAATACAAATATCACAGCATGTACTTGGACAAGTAAAAAATGGCCATTTACTACGCCAACAGGCAAAGTGCTTATACGTGCATATGTTGGTAAACCTGGAGATACCGTTGTCGAAGACCACACTGATTCTGAAATCGTCAACATAGTTAGAGATGATTTAAGCAAGATGATGAAATTTTACGGTGATCCGGATTTTAGTATCGTTAATAGGTTGCCACAAAGTATGCCTCAATATCATGTTGGCCATATAAATAAGATTAAAGAAATACAAGAACACATAGCTACGACTTATCCAAGATTACGTATTACTGGTGCTCCATTTGAAGCTGTTGGATTACCAGACTGTGTTGCTCAAGCAGAAGAAGCTGCTAAAAGTATTTTAGTTGAATTATAA
- a CDS encoding RBBP9/YdeN family alpha/beta hydrolase, whose translation MTDIVIIHSKLGDATNHWYDWLRNNLQLEGYNVTLFDMADAYSKPLEAWVKTLDEQVNISKNDTYVITHGYGALAGLKYLELQDIDPIEGVFIISGFKEDAKDLDDNLSLDTESLDYENIRKKARQFYGLCAKDDKYVSYKETERLMEILKGTCKIKSHGGHFIDEDGFTTFITLQENIQKIMSK comes from the coding sequence ATGACAGACATCGTTATTATTCATTCAAAATTAGGGGATGCAACGAATCATTGGTATGACTGGTTACGCAACAATTTACAGTTAGAAGGATACAACGTTACTTTGTTTGATATGGCAGACGCATATTCTAAACCTCTAGAAGCATGGGTTAAGACGTTGGATGAACAAGTCAATATTAGTAAAAATGATACATATGTTATAACACATGGTTATGGTGCTTTAGCAGGACTTAAATATTTGGAGTTACAAGATATCGATCCTATTGAGGGGGTATTTATCATTTCCGGATTTAAAGAAGATGCTAAAGATTTAGATGACAATTTATCTTTAGATACCGAGTCGCTGGATTATGAAAATATTAGAAAAAAAGCACGCCAATTTTATGGTTTATGTGCAAAAGACGATAAATATGTTTCATATAAAGAAACAGAACGTTTAATGGAAATATTGAAGGGCACTTGCAAAATTAAATCACATGGTGGCCACTTTATAGATGAAGATGGTTTTACAACATTTATTACATTACAAGAAAACATTCAAAAAATAATGTCTAAATAA
- a CDS encoding YheC/YheD family protein: MNSVGMLRTNKNPLILARSVAYVCQHYQIDFFYFSPEDVDIKNKKINAQFFEKGKWIRKTVDYPCVVDNEPMKSVNKELYASLKEKAILTTNPIGGKSKVFRLLENSHLFEDVLIPYVLVEKPDDVLLFLNKYNKILLKPVFSSQGRNIIVIEQLGDVYRLMNDSIATDYSYEELISIMKSNYLKPTYICQPFIETKTKDGSPFDIRLHVRKNENGKWQKVKIYPRIGLGKNITSNISQGGGISPIVPFLQSNFGEEWRKIKDKLEHLCKSFPNRFESLYNYNLDALGIDLGVDSKGNIGLFEVNTYPGQQFFYAEDAEVRVAYYRYLLQLK; encoded by the coding sequence ATGAATTCGGTCGGAATGTTAAGAACAAACAAGAATCCACTTATATTAGCTAGGTCAGTTGCATATGTGTGTCAACACTATCAAATTGACTTTTTTTATTTTAGCCCAGAGGATGTTGATATAAAGAACAAGAAAATAAATGCTCAATTTTTTGAAAAAGGTAAATGGATTAGGAAAACAGTAGATTATCCATGTGTTGTTGATAATGAACCTATGAAATCAGTAAATAAAGAACTATATGCTTCTCTTAAAGAAAAAGCTATACTAACAACAAATCCTATAGGTGGCAAAAGTAAGGTTTTTAGATTGTTAGAAAATAGTCATTTATTTGAAGATGTCCTAATTCCATATGTTTTAGTAGAAAAACCAGATGATGTATTATTATTTTTAAATAAATATAATAAAATATTATTGAAGCCTGTTTTTAGTAGTCAAGGGAGAAATATAATTGTTATTGAACAATTGGGGGATGTATACAGGTTAATGAATGATAGTATAGCTACTGACTATTCATATGAAGAATTAATAAGCATAATGAAATCGAATTATTTAAAACCCACATACATATGTCAACCTTTTATAGAAACAAAAACGAAAGATGGAAGTCCTTTTGACATTAGGCTACATGTAAGAAAAAATGAAAACGGTAAGTGGCAAAAGGTTAAAATATATCCTCGTATTGGTTTGGGGAAAAATATTACTTCTAACATAAGTCAAGGTGGAGGTATATCACCAATAGTGCCATTTCTTCAAAGTAATTTTGGAGAAGAATGGAGAAAAATAAAAGATAAACTTGAACATTTATGTAAATCATTTCCAAATAGATTTGAAAGTTTATATAACTATAATTTAGATGCATTAGGTATTGACTTAGGTGTCGATTCAAAGGGGAATATTGGATTATTCGAGGTAAATACTTATCCAGGACAACAGTTTTTTTATGCAGAGGATGCAGAAGTAAGAGTGGCATATTATAGATATTTGTTACAATTAAAATAG
- a CDS encoding HD domain-containing protein — MLRNIDEVTIPDSNIVQDAQSIVHEYGNELIWNHSNRVYLFGEIKGHQDNLKYDKELLYITALFHDLGLTNQYSSDDLRFEVDGANAVRQFLDTYNYDERDLQLAWDAIALHTTLGVAEHKENNVALLYHGVGMDVMGDNWNQYSDEIRKAIVTKFPRGNFKKDVIKAFYEGFKHKPETTFGNIKSDVIKYFEPEYPQNNFCSCILRSKWEQ; from the coding sequence ATGCTAAGAAATATAGATGAAGTAACAATTCCAGATAGTAACATAGTCCAAGATGCACAAAGCATTGTTCATGAATATGGTAATGAATTAATTTGGAATCATTCAAACCGAGTTTATTTATTCGGAGAAATTAAAGGACATCAAGATAATTTAAAATATGATAAGGAGTTACTCTATATCACTGCCCTATTTCATGACCTAGGTCTTACCAATCAATATAGTAGTGACGATTTAAGATTTGAAGTAGACGGCGCTAATGCAGTGAGACAATTTTTAGATACTTATAATTACGATGAACGAGATTTACAATTAGCATGGGATGCTATTGCTTTACATACTACACTTGGCGTAGCTGAACATAAAGAAAACAACGTAGCATTGTTATATCATGGTGTAGGTATGGACGTTATGGGCGACAACTGGAATCAGTATTCTGATGAAATTAGAAAAGCCATCGTTACTAAATTTCCACGCGGTAATTTTAAAAAAGACGTAATAAAAGCATTTTATGAAGGATTTAAACATAAACCAGAAACAACATTTGGTAATATTAAATCAGATGTAATCAAATATTTTGAACCTGAATACCCACAAAATAACTTTTGTTCATGCATTTTAAGATCCAAGTGGGAGCAATAA
- a CDS encoding pentapeptide repeat-containing protein, protein MKIKGPQLINDLQPMQLRDVFEADDFVLNACEVAGSALTNETLDKLRIYEARVKDCSFANTDLVNVDFMDVIFENCDFSNAILDRGSIHRVVFNNCRMTGTNFKNTSFGNVEFNECKGYLLNFIESKFEAFITNKGTMENTQFFQCNLKSAEFVGSNLNNLEIFETSLKNSDISKSTFEHITIDKKDLVGCKVSSQQAIQFASLMGLNVVD, encoded by the coding sequence TTGAAGATAAAAGGGCCTCAACTTATAAACGACTTACAACCAATGCAACTGCGAGATGTATTTGAAGCTGATGATTTTGTTTTGAATGCTTGTGAAGTAGCTGGTTCAGCATTGACTAATGAAACTTTAGATAAACTTAGGATTTATGAAGCACGTGTTAAGGATTGTTCCTTCGCAAATACTGATTTAGTCAATGTAGACTTTATGGATGTCATATTCGAAAATTGCGATTTTTCTAATGCTATTTTGGATCGTGGTTCAATTCATAGAGTAGTTTTTAATAATTGTCGTATGACAGGAACAAATTTTAAAAATACGAGCTTTGGCAATGTAGAATTTAATGAATGTAAAGGGTATTTGTTAAATTTTATAGAATCAAAATTTGAAGCATTTATAACTAATAAAGGTACGATGGAAAACACACAATTTTTTCAATGCAATTTGAAAAGTGCTGAATTTGTAGGTAGCAACTTGAATAATTTAGAAATATTTGAAACGTCACTTAAAAATAGTGATATTAGTAAATCAACGTTTGAACATATAACGATAGATAAGAAGGATTTGGTTGGTTGTAAAGTCTCAAGTCAGCAAGCTATTCAATTTGCAAGTTTAATGGGACTTAATGTAGTGGATTAA
- a CDS encoding glycosyltransferase yields the protein MKNIIFITSRLDKDHGGLTASLLNKVRILYDYEGVKSKILTFHAAHDFDQTRAEIMQRYNLEGKVEILNLNEYFRKQCAKVDTIKYQINTDHLLTVNVNENIREFYDGGIKKHEIIYKNNLIHEVKHFSDNSICMQKDIIDAEGYLYWSSYYFNNKLSRQVFFKLDNTPITTREYDATSNKQKIKNVVLLDKEPIRFKSFDEFKEYFIKQFITDDCTYLVGEARAQDPNIMNIDDDRVRKIFMTHSIHLRPGTDVIRLGNRTVLNNLNDIDALVLLTNQQKQDIVKRFGFRNNYYVIPHSIKTSEISETKEENKVVLISRLHEEKRLDHAIKAFKQVVTVKPEAKLYIYGDGEESIKLQNLINNLNLQEHVKLMGYTNNVNQILQSATCSLLTSQYEGFALVIQESIANGTPVIAYDIKYGPSDMIDDGVNGFLVNNGDIDGLATSLIQYLEKSSTEQQQFSSAAITKAQQYSDENFAKAWMNLFESTTTREKAFNPEAKLLNITQKKLNKNNFKIDVKVKLNTEGNLEPQFKGMFYHRSTLENKETSKCEVVEPKVTTLEDDLFKLEIPFHAEKFKKKEIYDLSLEVSEQSQYHKIRIGNYRENFNIEQLATRKVKPYYTKDYNNLSFQL from the coding sequence TTGAAAAATATAATTTTTATAACAAGTAGGTTAGACAAAGATCATGGTGGATTAACTGCTTCATTGCTTAACAAAGTTCGAATTTTGTATGACTATGAAGGGGTTAAATCTAAAATACTCACTTTTCATGCTGCACATGATTTTGATCAAACGCGTGCAGAAATTATGCAAAGATATAATTTAGAAGGTAAAGTTGAAATTCTAAATTTGAATGAGTATTTTAGAAAACAGTGTGCAAAAGTTGATACTATTAAATATCAAATTAATACTGATCATTTATTAACTGTTAATGTAAATGAAAACATAAGGGAATTTTACGATGGGGGTATAAAAAAACATGAAATTATTTATAAAAATAATTTAATTCACGAAGTTAAGCATTTTAGTGACAATAGTATTTGTATGCAAAAAGATATTATTGATGCAGAGGGTTATCTATATTGGTCGAGTTACTATTTTAATAATAAGTTGTCGAGACAGGTGTTTTTTAAACTTGATAATACGCCTATTACGACTAGAGAATATGATGCTACGAGTAATAAGCAAAAAATAAAAAATGTAGTTCTACTAGACAAAGAACCGATAAGATTTAAGTCTTTTGATGAATTTAAAGAATATTTTATAAAACAATTTATAACTGATGATTGTACTTATCTAGTAGGGGAAGCTAGAGCACAAGATCCAAATATAATGAATATTGATGACGATAGAGTGAGAAAGATTTTTATGACGCATAGTATTCATTTGCGACCAGGTACAGATGTAATTAGATTGGGAAATAGAACAGTATTAAATAATTTGAATGATATTGACGCGCTTGTATTATTAACGAATCAACAAAAGCAAGATATAGTTAAACGCTTTGGTTTTAGAAATAACTATTACGTGATACCACACTCAATTAAAACTTCTGAAATTTCTGAAACTAAAGAAGAGAATAAAGTTGTTTTGATTTCTCGTTTACATGAAGAGAAGAGGTTAGATCATGCAATTAAAGCATTTAAGCAAGTGGTAACGGTAAAACCAGAGGCCAAACTTTATATTTATGGTGATGGTGAAGAAAGTATAAAACTTCAGAATTTAATTAATAACTTAAATTTACAAGAACATGTAAAATTGATGGGGTATACAAATAACGTTAACCAAATTTTACAAAGTGCAACTTGTTCATTATTAACGTCTCAATATGAAGGTTTTGCCTTAGTTATACAAGAGAGTATTGCCAATGGTACACCTGTAATTGCATACGATATTAAATATGGCCCTTCAGATATGATTGATGATGGCGTTAATGGATTCTTGGTGAATAACGGTGATATCGATGGTTTAGCTACATCATTGATTCAATACTTGGAAAAATCTTCAACAGAGCAACAACAATTTTCTTCAGCTGCGATAACAAAAGCACAACAATATTCTGATGAAAACTTTGCAAAGGCTTGGATGAATTTGTTTGAAAGCACAACAACGCGTGAAAAAGCTTTTAATCCAGAAGCTAAACTGTTAAATATCACACAGAAAAAGCTAAATAAAAATAATTTCAAAATTGATGTGAAAGTAAAATTAAATACTGAAGGTAACCTCGAACCACAATTCAAAGGGATGTTTTACCATCGTTCTACTTTAGAAAATAAAGAAACTTCAAAATGTGAGGTGGTTGAACCTAAAGTGACTACTTTAGAAGATGATTTGTTCAAACTTGAAATTCCATTCCATGCAGAAAAATTTAAGAAAAAAGAAATCTATGATTTGTCATTAGAAGTGAGTGAGCAATCTCAATATCACAAAATTAGAATAGGTAACTATAGGGAGAATTTTAATATTGAACAATTAGCAACTAGAAAGGTAAAACCTTATTATACGAAAGATTATAATAATTTAAGTTTTCAGTTATAA
- a CDS encoding YSIRK-type signal peptide-containing protein (The YSIRK form of extended signal peptide directs nascent proteins to the cross-wall site, while signal peptides lacking YSIRK direct proteins instead to the cell pole. A large fraction of YSIRK proteins are surface proteins anchored by sortase-mediated processing of a C-terminal LPXTG motif.): MKYNEEFSARRHNKYSIRKFSVGLASILVGSIFFYGQNAQAAEEQQSDVSSRQGDDGSAVADSSAAQAPSQSDNRVNAQVVTADNSAEASSSNAKVQQPNAQTTSNTSKPQAVQAPVQPKVQAQAQQNVAQQRQQPVKPVLKQAQIEKKDINTKTKEVDAFKYVDENSQHLTENERKFFLRSIARETPLHARQWQNLYDKNYNAKSMNVDKRTIKNEKVQNVKIITDALQKLVTDRDKDEFYTDLRSDNKAPRTNQYTLSNTINKDKDGKQSLNLQLSKNIVPLTFQQGGKWIPWKHRFEHWGLRTNQSIHNKIDEVRLKYRWNGKQHDDVVTRDKDGFYWFKDNEKHGYKGHLGGAVNFVVKFKKNAVLDKTKDALWGYILSDSDMKNPSTVVNYGFKKINLGQQNFEKKFNDSALNTLKQSVMSKINDAKRGFSDQDAHKDYYLGLVTKATATTTTAEQYAEATAKLANIDQRVTSALKEVRPTTPKKRTVNANTKDVNVLKYIEEHSKNLSDEERKFFLRQVTRHSGFVAQDWNNIYDKNYDAISESVNTRTIGASNVTEINKLLTAMYDLIEGRDNDQLYKELTNDSASNNLTNTYTLDNNVTKDNGQQTLKVNVAKQTLQFSSSQTYNWWNWKQRFAQWGLRTNEALNRKIDKVVAKYSWNTKDKVAVLERDNKGFYWLKEDEIHTEGKAKVGGNVDFLITFKKDAVIDKDSDKLWGYVLSDSKELETRAGSNVGFGKLDLTPVISTFNSQTVSSLKQELLSNIETLKPIITATKQDAEALKTKVEAVGTNDLAEGQFEAVKSKLEALTKEVAQAALKNNLVVVPGNKERLNQYAQSSGDGYIYGFQSLNTDPVNSLNADGSVTLKPNGYLFYNFKTENDLAPGKRVNLTILAPQVAENAKFEYAVQGDNEQYIVEISPIPKTADGQYQLQNFTIPQGAKKFALRLDNREGTTNTHVKFFKLVTAESKQDKVENLLVIPDNLQHLGKFAEYMKDEQFLSFQALNTTPINSFNPDGSLTLKPKGYLFYNLKAQGQLAPGKQFNILVMTSQIDPNTKLEYGFQDQNNNLNKTVTAITKTEEGKYRIENVTVPQGVQAIALRLDNRTGTSDTIIQGVFVLPKKVTEA; this comes from the coding sequence TTGAAATATAATGAAGAATTTTCAGCTAGAAGACACAACAAATATTCAATTAGAAAATTTAGTGTAGGTCTTGCATCGATACTTGTAGGTAGTATCTTTTTTTATGGACAGAATGCGCAAGCGGCTGAAGAACAACAAAGTGATGTATCAAGTCGACAAGGTGACGATGGAAGTGCTGTAGCAGATTCATCAGCTGCCCAAGCACCCTCACAAAGCGATAATAGAGTAAATGCGCAAGTAGTAACTGCTGATAACAGTGCTGAAGCTAGTAGTTCAAATGCTAAAGTACAACAACCTAATGCACAAACTACTTCGAATACAAGCAAGCCACAAGCTGTACAAGCACCTGTTCAGCCAAAAGTTCAAGCGCAAGCACAGCAAAATGTGGCTCAACAAAGACAACAACCCGTTAAGCCGGTTTTAAAACAAGCACAAATTGAGAAAAAAGATATTAACACGAAAACTAAAGAAGTAGATGCTTTCAAATATGTAGATGAAAATAGCCAACATTTAACAGAAAATGAACGTAAATTTTTCCTTCGTTCTATAGCACGCGAAACGCCATTACATGCACGTCAATGGCAAAACTTATATGATAAAAATTACAATGCTAAAAGCATGAATGTTGATAAACGTACAATAAAAAATGAAAAAGTACAAAACGTAAAAATTATAACGGATGCCTTACAAAAATTAGTGACAGACAGAGATAAAGATGAATTTTATACAGATTTAAGATCAGACAATAAAGCACCGCGTACAAATCAGTACACACTTAGTAACACAATCAATAAAGACAAAGATGGCAAGCAATCACTTAACTTACAATTAAGTAAAAACATTGTACCTCTTACATTTCAACAAGGTGGAAAGTGGATTCCTTGGAAGCATAGATTTGAACATTGGGGTTTACGTACAAATCAGTCAATTCATAATAAAATAGATGAAGTAAGATTAAAATACAGATGGAATGGCAAACAGCATGATGATGTAGTAACAAGGGATAAAGATGGATTCTACTGGTTTAAAGACAATGAAAAACACGGCTATAAAGGTCATTTAGGTGGAGCCGTAAACTTCGTTGTTAAATTTAAAAAGAATGCTGTATTAGACAAAACAAAGGATGCGCTTTGGGGTTATATTTTAAGTGATTCAGATATGAAAAATCCTTCGACAGTCGTGAATTATGGCTTTAAAAAAATTAACTTAGGTCAACAAAATTTCGAGAAAAAATTCAATGACAGCGCATTAAATACTTTAAAACAAAGTGTAATGAGTAAAATTAATGATGCTAAACGTGGTTTTTCTGATCAAGATGCACATAAAGATTACTACTTAGGATTAGTAACTAAAGCTACAGCAACAACTACGACGGCTGAGCAATATGCAGAAGCTACGGCTAAATTAGCAAATATCGATCAACGTGTTACGAGTGCTTTAAAAGAAGTTAGACCTACTACTCCTAAAAAACGAACAGTGAATGCAAATACTAAAGACGTTAATGTATTGAAATATATTGAAGAGCATAGTAAAAATTTATCTGATGAAGAGCGTAAATTCTTCTTGCGACAAGTAACGCGTCATTCCGGTTTCGTAGCACAAGATTGGAACAATATTTATGACAAAAATTATGATGCTATCTCTGAAAGTGTAAACACGAGAACAATTGGTGCAAGTAACGTCACAGAAATTAATAAATTACTAACTGCAATGTATGACTTAATTGAAGGACGAGATAACGATCAATTATACAAAGAGTTAACAAATGATAGTGCAAGTAATAACCTAACGAATACTTATACGTTAGATAACAACGTGACTAAAGATAATGGTCAACAAACATTAAAAGTTAATGTAGCAAAACAAACTTTACAATTTTCTTCATCTCAAACATATAACTGGTGGAATTGGAAACAGCGTTTTGCACAATGGGGCTTAAGAACTAATGAAGCATTAAATAGAAAGATTGATAAAGTCGTTGCCAAATACAGTTGGAATACTAAAGATAAAGTAGCTGTTTTAGAAAGAGACAACAAAGGTTTTTACTGGCTCAAAGAAGATGAAATACACACTGAAGGTAAAGCTAAAGTTGGTGGAAATGTTGATTTCTTAATAACATTTAAGAAAGACGCAGTAATTGATAAAGATAGTGATAAGTTATGGGGTTATGTTCTTAGTGATTCTAAAGAATTAGAAACTAGAGCAGGGTCTAACGTAGGTTTCGGAAAACTTGATTTAACACCTGTAATAAGCACGTTCAATAGTCAAACAGTTTCTTCATTAAAACAAGAATTACTAAGTAATATTGAAACATTAAAACCAATTATAACAGCGACTAAACAAGATGCGGAGGCACTAAAAACAAAAGTTGAAGCGGTAGGTACTAATGACTTAGCTGAAGGACAATTCGAAGCAGTTAAATCAAAATTAGAAGCTTTAACAAAAGAAGTTGCACAAGCTGCACTGAAAAATAATTTAGTAGTCGTTCCGGGTAACAAAGAACGTTTAAACCAATATGCTCAATCAAGTGGTGATGGTTATATATATGGATTCCAATCATTAAATACTGATCCTGTTAACTCGCTGAATGCAGATGGATCAGTCACATTAAAACCTAATGGTTACTTATTCTATAACTTTAAAACTGAAAATGACTTAGCACCAGGTAAGCGAGTTAATTTAACAATTTTAGCTCCACAAGTAGCAGAGAACGCTAAGTTTGAATATGCTGTTCAAGGTGATAATGAGCAATATATTGTTGAAATTAGCCCAATACCTAAAACTGCTGACGGTCAATATCAATTACAAAATTTCACGATTCCTCAAGGTGCGAAGAAATTTGCGTTACGTTTAGATAACCGTGAAGGTACGACAAATACGCACGTCAAATTCTTTAAGTTGGTGACTGCAGAAAGTAAACAAGATAAAGTCGAAAACTTATTAGTCATTCCAGACAACTTACAACACTTAGGGAAATTCGCTGAATATATGAAGGATGAACAATTTTTAAGCTTCCAAGCTTTAAATACAACACCTATTAATTCATTTAATCCAGATGGTTCATTAACACTTAAACCAAAAGGTTACTTATTCTATAACCTTAAAGCACAAGGTCAACTTGCTCCAGGAAAACAATTTAACATTTTAGTCATGACAAGCCAGATTGATCCAAATACGAAGTTAGAATATGGCTTCCAAGACCAAAATAATAATTTAAATAAAACAGTGACGGCGATTACTAAAACGGAAGAAGGTAAATATAGAATAGAAAATGTTACTGTACCTCAAGGTGTGCAAGCCATAGCCCTAAGATTAGATAACCGTACAGGTACTTCTGATACGATTATTCAAGGTGTATTTGTTTTACCGAAAAAAGTAACTGAAGCATAA
- a CDS encoding NAD(P)H-binding protein, with product MIVITGATGTLGQLVVEEALKVFPASEIGVSVRDTSKAAHLAAQGVSVREGDFKKPETLTTAFNGADQLVVISGNGQGDELVQAHNNVINAAKEAGVSRLLYTSQIGSSPASYFQPMVDHFKTEELLDQSGLNFVSLRHGFYSASGQFFFSIGIKDGALRLPKNGPINWTTHEDLAQGLVAILQDESFDQQLPVLTSARALTMEEIAQEYTQETLTRVVISDEEFYEQLNAIPNLPEEQKKCLLISSMQV from the coding sequence ATGATAGTTATAACTGGCGCAACAGGTACATTAGGGCAATTAGTTGTGGAAGAAGCATTAAAAGTATTCCCTGCTAGTGAAATAGGCGTTAGCGTAAGAGACACGTCTAAGGCTGCACATTTAGCGGCTCAAGGTGTAAGTGTAAGGGAAGGAGACTTTAAAAAGCCTGAGACGCTAACAACAGCATTTAACGGCGCAGATCAATTAGTGGTTATTTCGGGCAATGGACAAGGTGACGAATTAGTTCAAGCCCATAATAACGTCATCAATGCGGCGAAAGAAGCAGGTGTGTCAAGATTGCTTTATACTAGCCAAATTGGTAGCTCACCAGCGTCCTATTTTCAACCAATGGTAGACCATTTTAAAACTGAAGAATTACTAGATCAAAGTGGACTAAACTTTGTATCTTTACGTCATGGCTTTTATTCTGCAAGTGGGCAATTTTTCTTCTCGATTGGTATAAAAGACGGCGCATTACGTTTACCTAAAAATGGGCCGATAAATTGGACGACACATGAAGATTTAGCTCAAGGTTTGGTAGCAATATTACAAGATGAATCATTCGATCAACAACTTCCTGTTTTAACGAGTGCACGTGCATTAACTATGGAAGAAATTGCTCAAGAATATACTCAAGAAACTTTAACAAGAGTAGTGATTAGTGATGAGGAATTTTATGAGCAACTTAATGCAATTCCTAATTTACCAGAAGAACAGAAAAAATGTTTATTAATATCTTCCATGCAAGTGTAG